ACGCCATCGGGGCGGTGTTCCGCGGTATGGGCCGCGGCGCGAAGAACCTCGATCCGGCGCACCGCAAGGACGGGCTGGCGCTGCTGCTGCTCGGCCTGGCGCTGGTCATCGCGGCCGGTACGTGGTCGAACCTCAGCGGCCCGGTCGGTGACCTCGTCGAGCTGCTGGTGACCGGGGCGTTCGGCCGGCTCGATCTGGTCGTGCCGATACTGCTCGGCGGTATCGCGATCCGCCTCATCCGGCACCCCGAGCGGCCGGAGGCCAACGGCCGGATCGTCATCGGGCTGTCCGCGCTGGTCGTCGGTGTCCTGGGACAGGTCGCCATGGCCTGTGGCTCGCCGGGCCGGGACGACGGTCTGGCCGCCATACAGGACGCCGGCGGCTATCTGGGGTGGACCGCGTCCAAGCCGCTGATCTTCACCGTCGGACAGACCCTGGCCGTGGCGCTGCTGGCGCTGCTGACCGTCTTCGGGCTGCTGGTGGTCACCGCGACGCCGGTGAACGCCATCCCGCAGCGGCTGCGGGCGCTCGGCGTCCGGCTGGGCGTGGTGCAACCGGACGAGCCCGAGGAGTACTTCGACGAGGCCGAGGACTACGCGGAGGAGTGGCGCGAGCAGCCCGCCCGCACACCGCGCCGCGGGGCCGCCGCACCGGCCGCGAGCGACCCGGAGGCGATAGAGGAAGCGGCCCTGGCCCAGCGCCGCCGCCCGCGCCGGGCCTCCGTACAGCCGGCGGCGGACCGGCCGATGGACGCCGTGGATGTGGCCGCGGCGGCCGCCGCCGCGCTGGACGGTGCGGTGCTGCACGGTGTCCAGCCCTCCCCGCTCGTCGCCGGGCTGAGCAGCAGCATCTCCGGGGAGCGCCGGGGGCAGGACGGCGAGGACACCACGGGGGAGAGCGGCACGGTGCCGCCGGCCCGCGGCGCGGAGCCGAAGCCGTCCGCGGCCGAGGACACCCCGGCCGTACCGGACTTCACCAAGGCGCCGCCGGAGCCGTCCGGCGAGCTGCCGGCGCGGGCCGAGCAGCTTCAGCTCTCCGGTGACATCACCTACTCGCTGCCCTCGCTGGACCTGCTCGCGCGCGGCGGGCCCGGCAAGACCCGCAGCGCCGCCAACGACGCCATAGTGACCGCACTGACCACGGTCTTCCAGGAGTTCAAGGTCGACGCGGCGGTCACCGGGTTCACCCGCGGCCCGACGGTCACCCGCTATGAGGTCGAGCTCGGCCCGGCCGTCAAGGTCGAGAAGATCACCGCGCTGGCCAAGAACATCGCCTACGCCGTGGCCAGCCCCGACGTCCGGATCATCAGCCCGATCCCCGGCAAGTCCGCGGTCGGCATCGAGATCCCCAATACCGACCGCGAGATGGTCAACCTCGGCGATGTGCTGCGGCTGGCCGATGCCGCGGGCGACGAACATCCGATGCTGGTGGCGCTCGGCAAGGACGTCGAGGGCGGCTATGTCATGGCCAACATGACCAAGATGCCGCACGTCCTGGTGGCCGGCGCCACCGGCTCCGGCAAGTCCTCCTGCATCAATTGCCTGATCACCTCGGTCATGGTGCGGGCCACGCCGGAGGACGTCCGGATGGTGCTGGTCGACCCCAAGCGCGTCGAGCTGACCGCGTACGAGGGCATTCCGCACCTGATCACGCCGATCATCACCAACCCCAAGCGCGCCGCCGAGGCGCTGCAGTGGGTGGTGCGCGAGATGGACCTGCGCTACGACGATCTCGCAGCGTACGGCTTCCGGCACATCGACGACTTCAACGAGGCGGTGCGCAGCGGCAAGGTCAGCTCCCCCGAGGGCAGCGAGCGCGAGCTGGCGCCCTACCCGTACCTGCTGGTGATCGTCGACGAGCTGGCGGACCTGATGATGGTCGCGCCGCGTGATGTGGAGGACTCCATCGTCCGCATCACCCAGCTCGCCCGCGCGGCGGGCATCCATCTGGTGCTCGCCACCCAGCGCCCGTCCGTCGATGTGGTCACCGGCCTGATCAAGGCCAATGTGCCCTCCCGGCTCGCGTTCGCCACCTCCTCGCTCGCCGACAGCCGGGTCATCCTCGACCAGCCGGGCGCCGAGAAGCTGATCGGCAAGGGCGACGGGCTGTTCCTGCCGATGGGCGCCAACAAGCCGGTCCGTATGCAGGGCGCGTTCGTGACCGAGGCCGAGGTCGCGGCCGTGGTCCAGCACTGCAAGGATCAGATGGCGCCGGTCTTCCGCGACGACGTCACCGTAGGCACGGCGAAGAAGAAGGAGATCGACGAGGACATCGGCGATGACCTCGATCTGCTGTGCCAGGCCGCTGAGCTGGTGGTTTCCACGCAGTTCGGGTCGACGTCGATGCTTCAGCGCAAGCTGCGGGTGGGCTTTGCCAAGGCCGGCCGGCTGATGGACCTCATGGAGTCGCGCACCATCGTCGGGCCGAGCGAGGGGTCCAAGGCCCGCGACGTTCTGGTGAAGCCCGATGAATTGGATGGAGTGCTGGCGGTGATCCGGGGGGAGGCTACCGAGTAGCACAGACATCCGGGTCCCGCATACGAGAGAAGAAGGCAACCGTTTCGCCT
This portion of the Streptomyces sp. 2114.4 genome encodes:
- a CDS encoding DNA translocase FtsK, with the translated sequence MASRTSGKGTQSTAGPSKQRAGRTAGAAKKTAAKKTAAKKAPVKPPAKKTAAAKKAPAKKAPAKRAPAKKAAPKPAPSPTGGVYRLVRACWLGLAHAIGAVFRGMGRGAKNLDPAHRKDGLALLLLGLALVIAAGTWSNLSGPVGDLVELLVTGAFGRLDLVVPILLGGIAIRLIRHPERPEANGRIVIGLSALVVGVLGQVAMACGSPGRDDGLAAIQDAGGYLGWTASKPLIFTVGQTLAVALLALLTVFGLLVVTATPVNAIPQRLRALGVRLGVVQPDEPEEYFDEAEDYAEEWREQPARTPRRGAAAPAASDPEAIEEAALAQRRRPRRASVQPAADRPMDAVDVAAAAAAALDGAVLHGVQPSPLVAGLSSSISGERRGQDGEDTTGESGTVPPARGAEPKPSAAEDTPAVPDFTKAPPEPSGELPARAEQLQLSGDITYSLPSLDLLARGGPGKTRSAANDAIVTALTTVFQEFKVDAAVTGFTRGPTVTRYEVELGPAVKVEKITALAKNIAYAVASPDVRIISPIPGKSAVGIEIPNTDREMVNLGDVLRLADAAGDEHPMLVALGKDVEGGYVMANMTKMPHVLVAGATGSGKSSCINCLITSVMVRATPEDVRMVLVDPKRVELTAYEGIPHLITPIITNPKRAAEALQWVVREMDLRYDDLAAYGFRHIDDFNEAVRSGKVSSPEGSERELAPYPYLLVIVDELADLMMVAPRDVEDSIVRITQLARAAGIHLVLATQRPSVDVVTGLIKANVPSRLAFATSSLADSRVILDQPGAEKLIGKGDGLFLPMGANKPVRMQGAFVTEAEVAAVVQHCKDQMAPVFRDDVTVGTAKKKEIDEDIGDDLDLLCQAAELVVSTQFGSTSMLQRKLRVGFAKAGRLMDLMESRTIVGPSEGSKARDVLVKPDELDGVLAVIRGEATE